Below is a genomic region from Rhododendron vialii isolate Sample 1 chromosome 5a, ASM3025357v1.
CCGTCATTATTGCTTTTGCTTCCACATATAAAATGTGAAGTCAACTTCTCGAAGAGAGGAATCTACAAGGAAAGATCGAACAAGGAAATAACACCGTTATAaagaaactagccgttggacgTGACACTCGCTTCTCTTTAACCCTACCCCCAACGTTCGAATTTTCCACAAAGTCTAATATTACCGTTGCCCTTTTCTCTCTTATATACACCCCCTTCCTTCCACCCTCCTCCAATATCAAAAAACACCACAGCCATCAAAACAACTCTAGCCCAAATCTCTCAACCGCCAAGAAACACCGCCCTCGCCCCGCGGGATTCTCCTACCGACTCGCCGGGCTTTCCGAGTTCTCAACCGATTCTCCCTCCAAATGGGTCTCTCCATTGAAACCAGCGACCCGCACTACCACACCCACAAGATCTTCCTCTTCTGCAACTACATCCTCCTGGGCGCAGCCTCGAGCTGCATcttcctcaccctctccctccgCCTCATCCCCTCCCTCTGCGGGTTCTTCCTCATCTTCCTCCACATCCTCACCATCGCCGGCGCCATCTCCGGCTGCGCTGCCGCCTCCTCCCGCGCCGGCAGCAAGTGGTACGGGACCCACATGGTCGCCACCGTCTTGACGGCGATATTCCAAGGCTCTGTCTCGGTCCTCATCTTCACGAGGACCAGTGATTTTCTTGGCAACTTGAAGTCCTATGTCCAGGAACAAGATGGTGCAGTGATACTGAAATTGGCAGGTAAATACATTACTACTCCTTCACCAAAATACTGTCTTTCAATCAAAGATCAATTTTTCGATCAAAGATCAATCTCTATTATGTGGATTTCTTTGTTATGTAGATTAATCAAAGATCAATTTTTGTAGGAGTAGTAGTATTTTCTTTGTTATGCAGATTCTTCAATCAAAAgatcaatttgtttaaaaagaTTTTATATCCCTTCACCTAAATAATGCTATTCCAGTATTCCTCCAATTATATTTATTATATGTTCGATTATGTACGAAAGCgctttaattttttcattagAAAATTGCATGTTATTTTCGTAATGGATAGTTCTTTACCCGGATGGATGGAGTATTATTTGGTCAATATAGATTCGTCCATGAAAGATCAAGTTTTTTTTAGAGAGTCAATAAGTGCAGTTTCTTGTAAAACAGAAATCTCGATTGAAAATCTTGGGATTGATTTTTTGGCAGGTGGTTTGTGTGTGCTGATATTCTGCCTGGAGTGGGTGGTTCTGACTCTTGCATTCTTCCTCAAGTACTATGCGTATGTGGAAGGTGGTGATCTTTCCAAGAGGAGCGCAAAGGTGCAgcaggtggaggaggaggacaTGAAGAACTGGCCATGGCCCTTCCAAGTCTGAAAACTAGCTCAGTCTCAAAAGTATTCGGCCACCGCTGCGGCCTATGGTGTTTGTTTGTGACAtcaattctttcattttcttggcGTTTCTCTCATGTTCTTGGAGTTCATTGGGAGGAattggtttgttttcttttcagttgTATGAACTGGCCTGGTTTTCTTTTCATGTGAGATATCAATTCTTTCATTTCCTTTGTATGAACTGGGCCTCCTCTTTGGGGTGTGATTAATTTGGTTCAGATTAATAGACAGGCAGTCATTACTCTGCCATAATATTATGGAGCTGATTTGtgcaattgaattgaattgtgAGATTTGTTTATGTGCAAAAATTATGCAGAAAATATGAAATCTCGAGGAAGAACAGGAAAAGAttggaaaatcaaaatcctttttAAAAGCTTTGTGCAAAAACTTGTTGGAATCATATACTTTTAACACACTTAGGAAAGGTTACTCCCTAGATGTAAATCTGAATGTTATTCCCTAATAAACTGTTGGCACCATTTCATTTCGCACACTTGGGAAAGTTGTCATAAGTTTACTTTTAACAGTTGGCACCAATTGTGAAATTTCATTTGAAAAGAGTTGCCCCTTCATCGTTTAACTCGGATACTTAACAACTCTCTTCATCTATTATCGCGTTCAACTAAAATACAAAAGGCGCTTGATGCCTGGGGATCACGATGCGAGTATACAATAATACTAGCTCAATCACTAAAAACACGTTCGAAATGCTTTCTTTCCCGCATAAATCTTTAGACTCACTAAAAAGACAAGTAAAATAAAACACAAGTCGATAAACGGGGATACAAGCAAATGGGGGCTCTGGGGGCTCGGCCTATGGAGCCAACACTTTTCTCTACTGTTACCTTTAAGCTATGAGGCTAATTATATTCAGCTGGATTCTTCATGGGCACCTTAACTTGAATTGCCAGACCTACTTAACTTGAATTTCCTTGGGGCATTGTGGAAAATTAATTAGTCAGCAAGGCGAAAAGAGCTTCGGTTTGGTTGCAGAAAAGAGAGCAGCAGATTCTGGGCATGAATGTGGAGCAGATTCTCGAACATGATTCTTTCGTCCATGCTTGCTCTTTTCCATAGGGTATTCataattttcctccatttctCTTTTAGGTTAGCTTCATCGAAGTTAAGTAGGTCACCGTCCATGAGATAATGTACATGGTCGGAATGTCTTCCGTCTTTGTGGCTTCATACAGCTCCCTCAGGCTTCTCCTTTTGGTCTTTCAGTTGAGCTTTCTGATGGTAATGATGAGTGTGTTAAATTAATGTCCTGAAAACCAAttgaacttgtttttcttttggttaagTTAGTTGTTCGGCACTTTTGTTTTCATTCATAGATATGTATTTATTGGGTAACAACTTTTATTATTCGCTACTACATGAGATGTGAACATAAAGTCTAACAGACAACATTGTAGAAAAATCATGTTATGGTTAATGAATCAATAGCAAGGAGTTATGATTTTTCGGTACCTTGTAAACCCCATGCCAAAACAGTTCTAGGTCATGAGTGTGATTGTGCATCACACTACAAAGGCCTACACTTATTATGCTTCTATATGAAATGTTTGACTCCGTCATTGAGGTAGTGACCTTAAGCAAATAAGTGGATATAATGTGATTGTCACATGTATTGAACGAGATCTAGATAGTGAACACCCTATATATAAACTACGGTTTATTTGTTGTCCTTAGACCTGAGAGGCTTGTATGATAGTAATTGCTTATTCGTATAACTTTGATATTGTCAATTGGTGATGCTGATGTAAAAGGCTATATAAGGACATGTTGAGTTGTATGGTGGCAATTATATTATATTAGTGCTCAACATGGAATCTGTCATTCTCTATTTAAGAGAAAGTATATTCGAGCAATTTTCACAATAACATTGGACCAAAATAAAACAGGTCGGtgacattttcttttaaaatgtttatttattattatagaAGTATAATATACTAAAAGTTTTTCTAAAACTTTTGGGGTCCAATTAGAAAGTGAAAATTAAGATTTTCAAATACATGAATGAAATTATTCTACGGTTGTGATTCATGTGGAATATAGTATGATGGAAGGATATAAATAAATTCGCAGAAAAAGGTCTCACCGATAATTCTCTATAGTTAGAATGTAATTACAACATGTTGATGGACATGATTGTAATATGTGGATGTGATAAATATCTGTATAACAAATTGATCAGGAAGAGGGGAAAGTGGTTCCCTGAGAAAATGGTCAATGATAAGTCATGGGTTTTTCCCACAACTAACTGAATAAGAACCCTAAGGGATCCCACTACTCCAAAACTGACATTGCCTATAAATATGTGGTTAGGATATTCATAGTTGGCCATCAGAACTATTTGAATACTTGAGAGATAGTTATAATGGAGAGAGCAAGGTGAAATACCCAAGGAGGCAATACGCTTGAGTGGATTGCTAAGTGAGAGTTATTCGTTTGTAATCCGTGGTGTTATTCACAAAACGTTTCGTTCTATCCGTGAAGTCGTTCACAGAGTATTCATCCGTGGATTTATTCACGGAGTTTATCCGTTTCATCTGTGGAGTATTCGCTAAGAGGTGGGTATTTGTTCAAACAGAATCTGTAATCAAGTAGAGATCTAGAGGTATTTATCTTTTAATTACAAGAAGACAAAGACATAACTAGAAGAAACAAGATATTCTTGTTTTCTAGGTACTGATTGCATATTATATCTTCATGTAGAGTTCTAGTTCTTTAAATGGACTAATGATTTATATGTGATATAAATTAGCAATAACCCCTTTACAATTAGTAAGTGCTGAATAGGaaattttcttataaaaaattccTATGGCCCTCCATTGTCGATAAATAAAAATCTAATCAATTGGCCGGGATCTACTTGACACTAAAAAGATCAGTTATGATTTAATTGATTAGTTGTTTTAGTTATTCCATAAAAGGTTTATGCATAACTAGTGGGAGTGTCGACTAAAATGATGGCATAATCTTACATGTATATGCGATATTTGTGATCAATGGAAGCACTTGTACAAATCTGATATAGCAACCAAAAGGTGTTATATGAGTTGATTTGTAGGCCAAAAGAAAATTGGGAGTCATGGATAAACAGAATATAACATGAGATGTTTTCATGACATATAGTAACTATATGCCCTATTAACATGTATGCATcatatttcaaaagaaatttttgcGTATGCTACTTTGGGTTCCCTATTTGTCATTAAGATTGTTATGAATGTAATTGTTGCATTTGAGCATGGGTTACTTTATCATTCTAGTGACTGCTACCATTGTAGATAAAAATTCCAGTCCAATGGTTTTCACATatatgaatgaaaaataaaaactacatTAGATCCCTTTgcattttcaatatttttgtgtgctaaTTGATACATGATGTAGATTAAAAAATGACCAACTTCAATCCCTTGTCCAAAATTCTTGATGACAACCGTTTGGTGAGACCAAACTTGTTGGATTGGAAAAGGAACCTGATCATTGTTCTCATTAATGAAAAGGTTGCCTATGTCCTTAAATTCTGATCCATCAGAGCTTGTTGTAGACCATAATGATGAAGAGGCAACACAAGCCTTTGAAAAATGGCATGAGGCAGATCAAGTTGCCAAGTGTTATATATTGGCCTTAATGTCCAATATACTGCAAAAACAACACCAAAGCTTTCCTACTGCAAAAGATATGATAACTAATTTGCAAGAATTGTTTGGAGAACAGAGTCGCACTGCTCGCTATCTCACCATGAAGCATCTAATGGGTACAAAGATGGTGAAAGGAACTCCAGTTCGTGAACATGTTCTAAAAATGATTCTTATTCTAATGAGTTGGAAGCTTTGGGTTCACAAGTTGATCCTGAAATGAAGGTGGATTCAATCCTCGCTTCGTTATCGATGATTTTGATAGGTTCATCATGAGTTTCAATATGAATAGGATAATGGTACCATTATTCGAGCTGCTCAATATGTTGTAAAGAGCAGAGGATCTTTTTACTAAAAAAGGATCAGTTGAACCTAATGTGATGATGGGTGAAAAAACTTGTGCTTCaaggttcaagtctaataaaGGCAAGAACAATGGGAAGCAAAATGGCTCTAAGTTCTAGACAGCTCTTGGTGTGAAAAAGGATATAGATAAGAATAAAGGAAAAGGCAAGGgttcttctttcttgtttctacGTGATTGAGAGACTTTTAATCAAGCTCTGTTAGCTAAACAAGGCTGGAAACTAATTTCTGGTGCATCCTCTCTATTTAAACAAATCTTTAAAGGAAGGTATTTCCCCCATACATCATTCCGGCATGCCAATGCTAGTAGTACTGCTTCATGGGCTTGGAAGAGCATAATCTGGGCCCGGGAACTAACTGACAAGGGATGGAGATGGCAAGTACGTTCCGGGAAAGATATACATGTTTGGGAGCACCCTTGGTTATCCAAGAATACAGATTTCGGAATTAATAGAACCACACCAAGAAGAGAGGGCATTGAGAAAGTTGCAGATCTTATTGATCCTGATACGAAGTCCTGGAAGGTTTCTTTGATCCGTGAGACCTTCAATCATGAGGATGCAGATACTATTCTTTCCATCCCTATCAGTTAACCAGCCAACGAGACCGTAAAATTTGGTATCCATCCAGGAATGGAACTTTCTCAGTCAAGACAACTTACCATTTAGCGAAGGAAGGCTTAAGTTCTCGTCACGACCTTCAAACGGGGCAAATAAGCTCGTCAAACATATTACCTATAGTATGGAAGAAGCTATTGGGACTATCACTCCATCCAAAGGTGAAGATGTTTATCTGAAAGTGTTTTAATAACGCGGTGGCAACAAATTCAGCACTGGTGACATGCAAAATTAGACTTGACCCAGTTTGTCCTCGCTGTGGTAGAGTGGAAGAATCAATTGCGCATGTCCTTTTTCAGTGTGAGGCTTCAATCAAAGTATGGATTCACTCTCCATTTCGGCTAAGACCTAAGGAGCTACTCGAGTGTAAGCACATGGTTGATTGGTAGGAATGCATCTACGATCGTATCACACAGTTTTGTCTACCTTCTCTTTTCTTAGGTAGGGTTTTACTTTACTGTTGGTGGATTTGGCGAGCAAGGAATGACTTTATTTTCAATGGAAAATTTTGGGCAACGGATGTTGTTAGTAGGAAAGCGCAATGGGATTTTTATGAATTCAAGGACCCAAATATTAGGGTCCCCCATCCCCCCTCGAGTCCCTCTCCCCTGGGAACCTTGGTATGGCAGTGACCTGAGAGGAATGTGCTGAAGATAAACGTCGATGCAGCGGTTTACAGGAGCTCAAGTACTATTGGCACAGGGGCAGTGGCTCGAAAGGACGATGGTCGAGTTATTGGAATTTTTCTAGCTCTTCATGTTGGGACTAACTTGCCCAAAATTGCGGAGGCTTTGGCCATTCGAGATGGATTGAATTTGGGGATTACTCTAAAATGTCCTCAGGTGCTTATTGAATCGGACGTGGAGGCGATTGTGAGGAAATGCGATGATGATCAAGACCCTCTCTCCGATATTGCAGTAGTTATTCATGATTGCTTGGTCTTGAAGAACTCATTCTGTTCATGTGATTTCGGTTTTGTTAAACGTGATTGTAACAGGGTTGCACATTGTTGTGCTCAGAAAGCCCTTTCCAATGGCATGTCTGGTCTGTGGACGTCTATTTTATCCCCATGGGGTTTGCATCTCTCTAATGTTTAGGCTCTGCCTATCAGATGAATAAAATTCTTCTTagcttttgtcaaaaaaaaaaaaaaaaccaggctATTGGAAGAGAAACTGTTGTCACTATTTGGCAACGgtgaaaaaagacaaaaaggacAAACCTTCTGAAGGTGTCACGCcttcgatttttaacataaataatactccctccgtcccactttgttccgctCTTATTCCTTTtcgggatgtcccaaaatgatacgcttgtttcaaaactttccatttttggatgtcaaatttaccattttacccctcattttcttttacatttaaggagaaattttctccctgtcaaatttgaattttaaacatggtttgaaaggaaatggAGTAAAGGACGGGCAAGAAATTGATTTGGCTCCATCTCTCCAGACATGACAGGAGAGTACTTTTGGATTTGGTGGattcaattatttttcttaacaaAATTTTAGTATTCCAATACAATTTTCtaaaagggtaaaatggaaaattgatCAAAAGTCAATCTAATTATAATGTTTTTCTTAAATTTCGTGTAAGTCAAACTAGGCgtaacaaagtgggacggagggagtaatcaTTTATGATATATAAAATCACCACCGGAGTATCGATAACCCAAATAAcatttcttcccctttttcaacGATCGCAATCTCAAGTAATATACAATTCAAGGAAGCAATATAGGCTTCTAAAGTCAACTACAACTTCCTTCATTTTATGAGACATTCAATTGTACTACCACACCATGTGTTacagtgaattctctccacctgggtttccgcattaccacacatTGCGTTGCGGGACCCTCTATTCGAATTCTCAATTCAAGCataaacacacacaaaccaTCGTTCAATGTACAAGCAGGTAACATTTCCCAAATTCACATTGTAATACAAACTCGTAAACATGTCACATCATACATTGATAAATACTTTAAGCTCACATTATTCCTCTAAGTCTATCACGACGCCCTTCGTCATGTACCGAATCCACAAATGACTCCACGACACACCATCTGttaggttctaaacgagaatcttatagaacgaGTGCCAAAGGAATTTAGAAGGATCAATGAGATGAATCACGAGGATATGAGATACCCCATTCTCATCTGGACCGCTAGGCAAACCCCTATCGACCAACTATACACCCCACATCATGCCTTATAGCCTACGATGTTCAATAACCTCTCTACGATACGTTCTTCAATTCATTAATCACCACGTTGTGTCATAGCACCTAACATGTCTATACCGTCCATCCTATCATGCCACAATGTCCAAATACCATCAACCACATAGCGATACATTCCGACATAGTTTTAATCAATTAA
It encodes:
- the LOC131326600 gene encoding uncharacterized protein LOC131326600, with translation MGLSIETSDPHYHTHKIFLFCNYILLGAASSCIFLTLSLRLIPSLCGFFLIFLHILTIAGAISGCAAASSRAGSKWYGTHMVATVLTAIFQGSVSVLIFTRTSDFLGNLKSYVQEQDGAVILKLAGGLCVLIFCLEWVVLTLAFFLKYYAYVEGGDLSKRSAKVQQVEEEDMKNWPWPFQV